AATCGATAGGTCAAAGACAGAAAGATAGTACCAGTGACATGAGTAGTTAATGTTAAGggtaaaacaaagaaaaaattattGTGTTTCTATTGATTTGCTAaatggacaagtaaaaataaaaatatatttttagtatagtgaAACAAATAAAAGTAAACGAGGCGAGCAAATTGAAACAGATGAGTATAGATATACATACAAATTTTCTTTTGGACTAATGTTTAGTGCATTTAAAAAGATTTACACTAAGTACTCACTCCTAGCTATGTTATATTAATTCGTTACGAACACGTTAAGGTATAATGAAAAATCTATGTAACATAGAATTGCTGCGCCGTAGTAGAAAATGTTATATCTTAAACAATTGTGTTAATACTTTGTTTGTATATATGAAGGTATGGAAATTTATACAGTGAAGAAAATATTGCAATAAGTGGGACACATACTCATGCTGGTCCAGGAGGTTACTTGCAATATGTGACCTATACTGTAACTTCACTTGGCTTTGTTCCTCAGTCATTTGAGGCCATTGTTACTGCTATTGAACACAGCATTGTCCAAGCTCATGACAATCTAAAGCCTGGTTCCATCTTTATCAACAAAGGTAAGAAATcaatcattatatatatataacactaaggtaagaagaaaaagaaagtaaaaagggCTTATTCTGATTTCTTGtttaggatttaagttatatTCGTTGATATCGTCCTATATATATGGGTGTAATTTAGTTGGAGTTAGTTTCACATATGATTACTAACTTTACCTGCtttaacaagaaaatcacaaaaattccTTTTTGTCACATTAAAGTAACTTAAGCTTTTCACTATAATATTATAGTTACAAAAATTTATCACTATACTAGTAAAATCATTTTGATGGTAGGTTTTGCCGTTATAGTGGTAAAGTTTAGtgagattgaatttttttttaatgagaCAAAAAGGTTTTATGACCTAATTGTCATAGTTGGTAAAGTATTTAGTGAATTAAATGTTATACTAGTGGATAAAGTTCGAATACGAAAAATAATTTGTAATTTTAGTTTTAGTAAccatacacaacaacaataacaacaaatcaagtataatcccacaagttgGGAGTGgggaatatacaacaacaacaacaacccagtaaaatctcactaatgggatctggggagggtagtgtgtatgcatatcttacccctaccccgcaTGAGTAgggaggttgtttccgaaagacccacGGCTCAAGACAAAGGACAAAAGgaaacaatattagtatcacgAGAGAAATTATAGGAAAAGTAGAAACAACATacaatccagaagaaagatgcaaagaaaaAGCGAAAGCGATGACTAGTAAATAGGTCATGCACTCGAAAGCGAAAATAGTAAGAGACATCATtgtcactagctatcttagacaaaaaacCCTACCATACTAGTCCCATAATGGTACGAAgaaagacaatactcaattacaTCCTAACCTACAATCCTAATACTCGatctccacatcttcctatcaagtgtcacgtcctcggaaatctgaagcatcgccatatcctgcctgatcacctctccccaatacttcttaggccgccctctacctctcctctcACCCTCCACAACCAGACGCTCACACCTCCGTaacggagcatctgggcttctcctctgaacatgtctgaaccatctgagcctcgttTCCGCATCTTATCATCAATAGGACGACGTGCACCTTCTCctgaatatcatcattcctaatcttatccatcctagtgtacCCGCACATCCACCAGAACATCCTCATTTTTGCTACTCTCATCTTctagatatgtgagttcttaacaggccaacactcagctccatacatcatggtcggtctaaccaccggtttatagaacttacctttgagtgtcggtggcactctcttgtcacacaggactccagatgctaacctccacttcatccatcctaccccaatacggtgtgtgacatcctcgtcgatctcccctcattcctggataaccgaaccaaggtacttgaaagtTGTCTCTacttgggatgacctgtgatttaagcctcacatccacgcccacttcccccgactcagcgctgaacttacacttcaggtattctgtcttcgtcctgctcaggttgaaacccttagactcaagagcctgtctccaaacctccaacctctcgttaacaccaactcgcgactcatcaatcagaactatatcatcggcgaatagcatgcaccatgacacctccccttgaatatggtgtgtcaacgcgtccatcaccagggcgaataagaacggacttagcgcagaaccttggtgtaaccccattacaactgGAAAATGCTCAAAGTCACCTCCTACTGTCTTAACCCGAGTTTTAACCcaatcatacatgtccttaatcgtcATAATGTAGGAAACCGGCACACCTTTTGTCTCCAAGCATCTCCATAGAATTTCTCTTAGAATACGCAAAATAAAAACGTAATTTAATCGATTGTAGTTGATTATTTTGCCCTCTTTACTAATCTACCCTTCGATGGAATTTAAttccttttttaaatatttatgtagGGGATCTAGAGAATGCAGGTATAAACAGGAGTCCAAGTGCATATATATTCAACCCTAAAGAAGAGAGGTCCAAATATGTTAACAATGTTGATACTCTAATGACCCTATTGAAATTTGTGGATGGAGAGACTGGAAAAAGTGTTGGTGCATTCAGCTGGTTTGCAACACATGGAACTTCAATGAGCAGAGACAACAAACTCATCAGTGGAGATAACAAGGGTGCAGCTGCTAGGTTCTTTGAGGACTGGTTTGCTTCTCAGGAGAAAAATTCCTCTACAAATTCTACCACTTACTCTAAGGTGTTAGGTAGGTAAAATTAATACTCATTTTGTTTGTGATGAACACAAACACAAGACTTCAATGAGTATTTATTACTCATATGATTTTAATACTATGTACTGACAGTTTAAAATATATGTTTGCATAATGTGATCAAAGACGTTGAACCTAACTCAACTTCAAGAGTTGTGATTCCAAAACCAAATCCATGTTGATATGTTTCTCAATATTGGGTTCATGTGTTATGTTATACATGCTTGTCCAGTATTAATCGGGGGAGGGGGGAAGGGGGGATGTCATTGGCTGAAAGAATAAGTTGTAGTCTCCTTTTTGTCGTCTTGGCAAATTCTCGTCTAAATAAGTTAACTTTTGAGATTAAgttagtaaaattacctataaGGTAACTACGAGTAAATATTTTGATAAAAGCACTAACCGGTTTACCTGATAAAAATTGTATTCCATCTAATATGCTATCATCCTATTCACTAATTGTGTATAAAGTCTTTATATCGTTAGTGTTTGTAACTTAAATCTTTCTTTATGGATCAGGTAGCAACCAAGCCTTGTTCTATAAAGCATCTAAAATCAAGCCCACAGGAGGAAAAACTTGTGCAAACACAACAAGCCAAGGGTTTAAGGTGAGGAAGAACAAAGAATTGAAATTTGTAGGAGCATTTTGCCAATCAAATGTTGGAGATGTCAGCCCAAATGTGCGTGGAGCATTTTGCATTGATAGTGGATTACCTTGTGATTTTAATCACTCTTCTTGTCATGGCAATGACCAACTTTGTGTGGGCCGTGGGCCTGGGTAAgacttaaaaggaaaaaaatcccAGAAATAGCCGGATTTATatctggtaattgaaaaatagtcacaattttaaaagtaatcgaaatttaggaactttttcatttaaagataaaatctgaacaaaaacactcTTAAAAATCCGGataaattccaacataatatgctggagtttgaattttttacatataagattccagcataatgtgcTCTGTAATTTCATAATGCGccggagttccaacataatatactaaaAGTTTATACACCATaatccaatatattatgctggaactttctgtgtgcTAGAATTCCAATAttatatgctggaagtttatacgcatgAGCTCAAtaatctagcatattatgctagaacttttcgtgtttattttcaatgactttataaatgctggctatttttcaattatcagtctAAAAACTGGTTAGCCTGTGCTATTTTCACGACTTAAAGAGTACTTCCTTTTTCAGCCCGTTATTTAAATTGGGCTTTAATTTCTAATGGACTTTTTAACTACAGATATCCAGATGAAATCTTGAGTACAAAGATTATTGGAGAGAGACAGTTTCAAAAGGCTGTTGAGCTTTTCACTTCTGCTAAACAAGAATTGACAGGGAAGATTGATTATCGCCACGTGTATCTGAACTTTACAAATATTAAAGTTCAATTAGAAGGGAATAAGGTTGTCCAAACATGCCCTGCAGCATTGGGCCCAGGATTTGCTGCTGGAACTACTGATGGGCCTGGTGTTTTTGGTTTCCAGCAAGGTGATACCGAGGTCAGGGATCAATTCATTTTCTATAATCATGAAAATAAACTCgtgatctttacacaaatagccagatttacagtTTATTTTTCATGAcggatatacatagattatacatatatattatatatgaattttacatatattatacatccgtcagctatttttagtttaagcagtTGGGTGACGGCTATTTAGGTTAATATTTTACATTCTCTTTAACATTTTTGTTGTGTTTAAGGATGAAGATTTGATCTGCTTTACAGATAAATCCATTTTGGAAGAAGCTAAGAGATGTGTTAAGAGAACCAAGCCCATATCAAGTGGGCTGTCAAAAGCCCAAAACTGTTTTGCTGGATACCGGAGAGATGTTCTGGCCCTATCCATGGGCGGTAAGGCCCATTaagaaaattaaaggaaaaatagaaaattctACATTAAAAACATTTTCTTGATTTCATTTGTCAATAGAGTAAATTTATTGATGAatcttggttttttttttcttcttttttttggcagCCAGCAATACTTCCAATTCAAATTATTAGGCTGGGAAGTCTCATCATTCTCTCTGTGCCAGGAGGTAATGATTAGATTATGACTTTTTCTAAATAATTACTAACTATAAATCCTTATAAAAATTATGATGTATGCTTGTATATATATTATTATGtagatttttttcaaaataattaataagaAACAATGTACAATTTCATATGTGTTGGTTCTTGGGACTTCTCATTCTTTTGGTACAAAGGTAATACTACTAAATTATGCACAACATGTACAGAATTTACAACAATGGCTGGTCGTCGATTAAGAGAAGCAGTGAAAGAAACACTAATAAGCAGTGGAAATGGCGAATTTGACGACGAAAATGTTgtcatagcaggcctaaccaacGCTTACTCACagtatatatcaacttttgaagaATACGAGCAACAAAGATATGAGGTACTAATACTTACTTTTGACTCGAactatatcaacaacaacaataatgacccactaaaatcccacaagtagggtctggggagggtagtgtgtacgcagatcttatccctaccccgaaggagtagagacgTTGTTTCCGAAAGATCCTCGGCGCAAGAAGACGGGAAAGACGAGAGAGAAGGGAagagacaatatattagtaccatcaaaCAGAAACCAAAGAAATAATAACAGCATCATAAGAACTAGAAAATAGTTAGAAATGCAATAACAAAACCAGAAAATAAGCCTCGATGCTATGAAAACGGAAAGATAGTGTGAACACAACATTAACCACTAGCAAGCTATGGCCAACCCTATCAAACTAGCCTCACCCTCGGACTCAAGCACATCCTAacctaaaaccctaatgctcgactTCCACACCTTCCTATGAAGGGCCAAATCCTAGGAAATTTGACTCGAgctatatatgtatttataataAATGTTTGAACCTCATGGAAGGAATATAGTCAGTAACGGTAATTCACTATCAGAGTATAATTCTTTTTATATCAGTTTATGTTACAACATATAACTGTCAATATTAAGTCTAATGGCTCACCTAAAAAATGAAGTAAATAACATGTTATAACAAGGTCAAAATATAATGGTAGCATGTTATAACCTTAAATTTTGTTACATTTTAAAAGTGTTGAATGTCAAAAATTTGGACAGGCTGCATCTACACTATATGGTCCCCATACATTATCAGCATATATTCAAGAATTCGAGAAGTTAGCTGAATCTATGGCAAAAGGAGAACAAATTCCTAAAGGACCTTCACCTCCAAATCTTTTGTCAATTCAACTTAGTCTACTACCAAATCCTACGGGTGACTCACCTCCACAAGGCATAAATTTTGGTGATATTAAACAAGACATAAATGTACCAAAATCAGGAACATTTAAAAAGGGTGACAAAGCAATTGCTACATTCTGGAGTGCAAATCCAAGATATGACTTACTTACTGAAGGCACATTTGCTGTAGTAGAAATGCTACAAGGCAAAAGATGGATACCTACATATGACGACGACGATTTTTGCTTGATCTTTAAATGGCAAGCAGAAAATAGTACGAGTGTGGCTGCTGCTGCAAATGCTACTGCTAATGTGAATAGTTATGGTTATGCTACACTTGAATGGGAAGTACCAGACGAGGCTAATCTTGGCGTTTATCGCTTAAGGCATTTTGGATCAACAAAGAAAACGAAAGAATCACCAAACTTGTATTATACTGGTGCATCTAGTGCTTTTACTGTGTCTTAGGATAGTAAGACACAGAAAATCCAACATAAACATGCAAATGTATGAACAGAACTTTGGCATTGATGATCTTGTTTGTTCCCACAAAAACAGATATTAACTTAATATTGGAAAAACAATTGCCTACTGTTCATCTATTACAGGAGCTTTTTTTCTTAGGCGAGTAAGACGGATTTCGAAAGTTGAGGTTCAATaactaaagaacaagggaatacttatTATGGCGCAGGCTGCAGTGAGATAAATCACTTGTCCATCCAAATAACACAGCGTAGGCTCTTTCCTTGAATAAGTAAATCGAAAGCCTTGTTGATGTCTTCAAAATTCACTTCATGTGTCACAAACTTGTCCAATTGCAATTCCTAAAGCCACGAAAAAGGCAAGGACTAATGTTATTCAAATGAATCCCATTACTTTATAATTGAAATGCAGCTTGTCGCTTGAAAAGAATCGCAACAAACATAAGCAGAACGATTAATTACCTTATCAAGATAACGTTTAACAAGGATAGGAACATCGGATTTTGGTTTGAGACCACCAAAGAGTGCTCCTGTGAGAGTTTTCCTACTCGTAAGAACCTCAAAAGAATTCAAGTTCAGCTGTGCCCCTGGCTTATCAACTCCTAAAACAACTGTTTTCCCCCAACCCTGCATTTTATATCCAAAGGTATTAGGTATGAGTTTGTTCTCATTATTTTGTTGATTAGTGTAAGAGTTATATGGGGGAGACCTTTCGACAGCAGGCGAACGCTTCCTGCACAAGTGTTCCCAGACCAACACATTCAAAACAATAGTCAGCACCTCCATTAGTCATCTCAATTATCACCTGtttagaaaaaggaaaacaaattatGAGAGTTTTAGCATAGGATAAGGATCATTGCCATATAACTATAAGTTGTCTAGCttctacaataacaacaacaaaccaagtGAGCTCCCACAAGTTGGGTCAGGGTAGGGTAGTGTGATACCCCTACCCTGGTAGAGCAGAAAGGTTGTTTTCGctagaccctcggctaaagagGCAAGGGGTCAAGCTTCTAAGTTAGTAAATTCCATATTGTAAGAATGAATGCTACAACCATGTTTTATGCATTCATTCACAAATAAGCATAATCTTTTTTCATACCTGGCTAATAGGTTTATCCCCACAGCTGTTGGAATTGATAAAATCAGTGACTCCAAATTGCTTCCCTGTGTCAAATgagaaagataaaaataagaaaaaaggagaagaggaaaacgaatattttcttttttgttattgttgttgtacatcgaaggggagccttggagcaactgtcaagttgtctccgtgtgacctataggtcacgggttcgagccatggAGTCAGTCACTCATGCTTGCACAGGATAAGTTGCCTATATCACACCTCCTTGGGGTGTGGCCCTTCCCCGGATCCTGCGAAAACGCGGGATCTTTGCGCACCGGTTTGccctttttgttgttgttgtacaatGAATATTTAGTGTACCTACCTATTTCAAACTTGTCAGAGTTTATATCTACACCAATAATTCTGGTAGCACCACATAGCCTTGCTCCTTCTGCAACCTAAAAGATCCTCAGGATTAAGCATAAGTGGTTATTAATACTGACAAAAgcaagaagaaggaggaggaggtaCATACTGCTAATCCGATTGCACCCAAACCGAAGATCACTACAGTTGAACCTGGTTCCACATTTGCTGTTTTCCAAGCAGCACCTACTCCTGAAAGCTCAATTTAGATAATATCAGACATGAAATTGTTCATGGATTCTTATATTAATCTAATTTACACGCATCGATAGTGTAAGTAGTAAGAAACTTGTTTTATTCCCAAGCTACCTAATAGGGTAAAACTACTAAAATGATGATTTCAAGTGCTAATACCAATTCGATACAGAATACAACTAACTCTAGAAATGATTAAAACATGTAAAGATAAAAAGACAGAAGAGGTCAGGAAATTACCTGTTGATACTCCACAACTAAAGAGACATGCCCGGTTAGGTGGGATTTCAGGATCAATCTTTGTTACATTAGTAATGTCTACGACTGTGTACTCGGAAAAACTTGATATATACAGGAAATGGTGTAAAGTTTCTCCTTCAACAGTAGTGAATCTGCTTGTTTCATCTCTATGTAGCAATGGAGATACCTCAAATGGGAATTTGGAACAAAGGTTGCTTTTCTCGGATTTACAGTCTACACATTCCTTACAGTCGGACAAAAATATAGGTACAACTGAATCTCCTTCTTTTAACTCCTCAACATCTTCTCCAACACTCTCCACAATCCTTAAATTCAGTAAGAATTGGTATCAGAAAGAATGTCATATATAAGAATCCATGCCTCGACTTTGACTAGCAAAAGAGTAATAagcaataagaaaaaaaaacactaTCCAAAGAGACATATATCATTTGCATTTTGAAGATGCatttttaaagcatatattatTGTAGTAAAATTTATTTAAGCCTGTGCTGAAACATTACCAAATTCTGTTCCTAAAACATACTGGATCAAACTTAGCCATGTTAACTATTGCCTTCAATCAAGAAATCAAATAAACCACGACCAAGGAATTGACAGGGATCACGGAATATACTGcttgtttgtttcattttttatgACAACTCTTTCCTTCTTTGTCGATTCCAAAAAAGAATGACAACTTTCTATATTTTGAAACTTCTTAAATTTACACGTTCCTTTTTACCCTTAATGACATGCTTTTATACAATCAAATCTCTCTATAACAGCCTCTTTTGTTCCGATATTTTGGCTGCTATAATGAAATGTTACAAATGACATAGGAGTATATTATAATACAATATAAAAATCGATTTCGATAAAattttggcttttatagtgaataacTATTATATAGGAATGCTATTATAGAGAGATTTGACTTTAAACATGTTATTGTCACAAATTCAAAGGGTACTTTTGGGGTATGTGCCAAAAATCTTTCGTTCTTTGTAAATTTTATGTCCAGCCAAACACCGTCGtataaaatgaaacaaaagaagtaaaATTTACCCAAAAGCTTCATGGCCCAAGATTCTTGGAAAACAACCAGGAAATTCCTAAGAAGAATAAAAAAGGCATCAGAAACAAAAAATTCTACTGAAGAGAGATTAAATTTGGAAATAAACATAAAAATTCCATACTTTCATCTTCCAGAAGGTAATGTCGCTGTAACAAAGAGAAGTACAAATGATTTTTAGTCGAACTTCATGTGCTTTAGGAGGAGCCACAATCACTTCCTCTATCACCAGTGCTTCTCCTGGTTTTCTTGCTACCGCAGCTGCAGCACCACACTCACAAATCAGGACCCGTTTgtccataaaaaaaaaaaaaaaaaaaaatccttttttcaaattttttttttcgaagtgtgtttgtccataaaatttcaaaagtttttggaaattttacgaaaatgaattttttatattcaaaattttcagaaatacTTTTTTCTCCACCCACAAAATTAtagtaatattttttcaagtgaaatacatgtccaaacaaaatttcaaattctaaataccatttttcaatttaactccaaatactatttttttttcaaagccTACAATTtgtatgtccaaacgcctactaattaacaagtaaaatggatttttttaaagaaaaacagCAATTTTTATCAATTAAAATCTCTAATTATTTTCAAGATTCCACATAAACCACTTGGCTCGACTATAAGAATCCTATATATATCGACACGATCCTgtaaatataatttatatataactgTGTATAATCAATGTAAAATCTATGTATACtgactaaaaaaaataaatattgaatgtgaccggctatttgtgtaacaatctcatatatttatgtgaatttggAACGTATAATTAAAGATCAAAATTTACCTCTGCAACGAATAGGCTTTCCAGCAGTTTTGCTAATGCCGTTTTGTTTTGTAGAAGCCATTTTTGTCAATACTGCAAAGCA
The nucleotide sequence above comes from Nicotiana tabacum cultivar K326 chromosome 12, ASM71507v2, whole genome shotgun sequence. Encoded proteins:
- the LOC107829744 gene encoding neutral ceramidase 2-like yields the protein MRRKTEILLSIFLILGCSIIRSVNGEYLIGVGSYDMTGPAAQVNMMGYGNFDQVTGGIHFRLRARTFIVAESSKGPRFAFVNLDAGMASQLVTIKVLERLKLRYGNLYSEENIAISGTHTHAGPGGYLQYVTYTVTSLGFVPQSFEAIVTAIEHSIVQAHDNLKPGSIFINKGDLENAGINRSPSAYIFNPKEERSKYVNNVDTLMTLLKFVDGETGKSVGAFSWFATHGTSMSRDNKLISGDNKGAAARFFEDWFASQEKNSSTNSTTYSKVLGSNQALFYKASKIKPTGGKTCANTTSQGFKVRKNKELKFVGAFCQSNVGDVSPNVRGAFCIDSGLPCDFNHSSCHGNDQLCVGRGPGYPDEILSTKIIGERQFQKAVELFTSAKQELTGKIDYRHVYLNFTNIKVQLEGNKVVQTCPAALGPGFAAGTTDGPGVFGFQQGDTEINPFWKKLRDVLREPSPYQVGCQKPKTVLLDTGEMFWPYPWAPAILPIQIIRLGSLIILSVPGEFTTMAGRRLREAVKETLISSGNGEFDDENVVIAGLTNAYSQYISTFEEYEQQRYEAASTLYGPHTLSAYIQEFEKLAESMAKGEQIPKGPSPPNLLSIQLSLLPNPTGDSPPQGINFGDIKQDINVPKSGTFKKGDKAIATFWSANPRYDLLTEGTFAVVEMLQGKRWIPTYDDDDFCLIFKWQAENSTSVAAAANATANVNSYGYATLEWEVPDEANLGVYRLRHFGSTKKTKESPNLYYTGASSAFTVS
- the LOC107829745 gene encoding alcohol dehydrogenase-like 7; translated protein: MASTKQNGISKTAGKPIRCRAAVARKPGEALVIEEVIVAPPKAHEVRLKIICTSLCYSDITFWKMKEFPGCFPRILGHEAFGIVESVGEDVEELKEGDSVVPIFLSDCKECVDCKSEKSNLCSKFPFEVSPLLHRDETSRFTTVEGETLHHFLYISSFSEYTVVDITNVTKIDPEIPPNRACLFSCGVSTGVGAAWKTANVEPGSTVVIFGLGAIGLAVAEGARLCGATRIIGVDINSDKFEIGKQFGVTDFINSNSCGDKPISQVIIEMTNGGADYCFECVGLGTLVQEAFACCRKGWGKTVVLGVDKPGAQLNLNSFEVLTSRKTLTGALFGGLKPKSDVPILVKRYLDKELQLDKFVTHEVNFEDINKAFDLLIQGKSLRCVIWMDK